One genomic region from Halorussus rarus encodes:
- a CDS encoding MTH1187 family thiamine-binding protein, with translation MTVIALLSVAPVVEGSMAEEVAKAVAALDDFDVSYETNPMGTVIEADTVDELFAAAQAAHEAVDGDRVSTVLKIDDKRTREQRAHEKVDAVEEALGREARRER, from the coding sequence ATGACCGTCATCGCACTCCTGAGCGTCGCACCGGTCGTCGAAGGTAGTATGGCCGAGGAAGTGGCCAAGGCAGTCGCCGCGCTCGACGACTTCGACGTCTCCTACGAGACCAACCCGATGGGAACCGTCATCGAGGCCGACACCGTCGACGAACTGTTCGCCGCCGCGCAGGCCGCCCACGAGGCTGTCGACGGCGACCGGGTGAGCACCGTCCTGAAGATAGACGACAAGCGCACGCGCGAGCAGCGCGCGCACGAGAAGGTCGACGCCGTCGAGGAGGCGCTGGGTCGCGAGGCCAGGCGGGAGCGATAG
- a CDS encoding 50S ribosomal protein L23 has product MTSVIEYPWVTEKAMNEMDFQNKLQFIVDLDAEKPEIQAEIEDQYDVTIEKINTMVTMNGDKKATVRLSEDDDAQEVASRIGVF; this is encoded by the coding sequence ATGACGTCGGTCATCGAGTACCCGTGGGTGACCGAGAAGGCGATGAACGAGATGGACTTCCAGAACAAGCTCCAGTTCATCGTCGACCTCGACGCCGAGAAGCCAGAGATCCAAGCGGAGATCGAGGACCAGTACGACGTCACCATCGAGAAGATCAACACGATGGTCACGATGAACGGCGACAAGAAGGCGACCGTCCGGCTCTCGGAGGACGACGACGCCCAGGAAGTCGCCTCGCGGATCGGGGTGTTCTGA
- the rpl4p gene encoding 50S ribosomal protein L4, producing MQATVRNLDGEEDGSVDLPDVFEATVRSDLIKRAVLAAQANRKQDYGADDYAGMRTSAESPGSGRGMAHVPRTNGQAARVPQAVGGRKAHPPKEEKDRTLDINTKERKKAVRSAVAATADADLVAERGHRFDEDLDLPLVVSDEFEDLLKTQEVVSFLEAVGVHADVERAEENKSVRAGKGTTRGRKYQTPKSILFVTGDEPSKAARNLAGADVATAREVNAEDLAPGTHPGRLTVWTESALEEVADR from the coding sequence ATGCAGGCAACAGTACGCAACCTCGACGGCGAGGAAGACGGCTCCGTGGACCTGCCGGACGTGTTCGAAGCGACCGTCCGGTCGGACCTCATCAAGCGAGCCGTGCTCGCCGCGCAGGCAAACCGGAAGCAGGACTACGGCGCCGACGACTACGCCGGGATGCGGACCTCGGCGGAGTCGCCCGGCAGCGGCCGCGGGATGGCCCACGTCCCCCGGACGAACGGCCAGGCGGCGCGCGTGCCCCAGGCCGTCGGGGGTCGCAAGGCCCACCCGCCGAAGGAAGAGAAGGACCGAACGCTCGACATCAACACGAAGGAGCGCAAGAAGGCGGTCCGGTCGGCCGTCGCTGCGACGGCCGACGCCGACCTCGTGGCCGAGCGCGGCCACCGCTTCGACGAGGACCTCGACCTGCCGCTGGTCGTCAGCGACGAGTTCGAGGACCTCCTCAAGACCCAGGAGGTCGTCTCGTTCCTCGAAGCGGTCGGCGTCCACGCGGACGTCGAGCGCGCCGAGGAGAACAAGTCGGTGCGGGCCGGCAAGGGGACGACCCGGGGTCGGAAGTACCAGACACCGAAGTCGATCCTGTTCGTGACCGGCGACGAGCCCTCGAAGGCCGCCCGCAACCTCGCGGGCGCGGACGTCGCGACCGCACGAGAGGTCAACGCGGAGGACCTCGCGCCCGGCACGCATCCGGGCCGGCTCACCGTCTGGACCGAGAGCGCGCTCGAGGAGGTGGCCGACCGATGA
- a CDS encoding 50S ribosomal protein L2 — translation MGRRIQGQRRGRGGPTFRAPSHRYKADLTHKKPEDVDTVAGTVVDIEHDPARSAPVAAVEFEDGDQRLILVPEGVGVGEQIQIGVSAEIKEGNTLPLAEIPEGVPVCNVERQPGDGGKFARASGVAANLVTHDRNAAVVELPSGEVKRLSPDCRATIGVVAGGGRTEKPFVKAGNKYHKMKARGTKWPNVRGVAMNAVDHPFGGGGRQHPGKPKSVSRNAPPGRKVGDISSRRTGRGGN, via the coding sequence ATGGGACGACGAATCCAGGGACAGCGACGCGGACGGGGCGGACCGACGTTCCGCGCCCCGTCGCACCGGTACAAGGCAGATCTCACGCACAAGAAACCCGAGGACGTCGACACCGTGGCCGGCACGGTCGTCGACATCGAGCACGACCCGGCCCGGAGCGCGCCGGTCGCCGCCGTCGAGTTCGAGGACGGCGACCAGCGGCTCATCCTCGTGCCCGAGGGCGTCGGCGTCGGCGAGCAGATCCAGATCGGCGTCAGCGCCGAGATCAAGGAGGGCAACACCCTGCCGCTGGCCGAGATCCCGGAAGGGGTCCCGGTCTGTAACGTCGAGCGCCAGCCCGGCGACGGCGGCAAGTTCGCCCGGGCTTCGGGCGTGGCGGCCAACCTCGTCACCCACGACCGCAACGCTGCGGTCGTGGAACTGCCCAGCGGCGAGGTCAAGCGGCTCTCGCCCGACTGCCGGGCGACCATCGGCGTGGTCGCCGGCGGCGGCCGGACCGAGAAGCCGTTCGTGAAAGCGGGCAACAAGTACCACAAGATGAAGGCCCGCGGCACCAAGTGGCCGAACGTGCGCGGCGTTGCGATGAACGCCGTCGACCACCCGTTCGGCGGTGGGGGCCGCCAGCACCCCGGCAAACCCAAGTCCGTCTCGCGGAACGCGCCGCCGGGACGGAAGGTCGGGGACATCTCGTCCCGGCGGACGGGACGGGGAGGCAACTAG
- a CDS encoding 50S ribosomal protein L22, which translates to MGISYSVETDPDTTAKGMLRERHMSHKHSKAIAREIKGKTAAEATEYLEAVVDGERSVPFKSHNSGVGHRSDIDGWDAGRFPEKASEAFLDLIENVVNNATEQGFDGESMEIMHVAAHKVGEVQGRKPRAMGRASAWNTPEVDVELILEEVEE; encoded by the coding sequence ATGGGAATCAGTTACAGCGTCGAGACCGACCCGGACACCACCGCCAAGGGGATGCTCCGGGAGCGGCACATGAGCCACAAGCACAGCAAAGCCATCGCCCGCGAGATCAAGGGCAAGACCGCCGCCGAGGCCACGGAGTACCTCGAGGCGGTCGTCGACGGCGAGCGGTCGGTGCCGTTCAAGTCCCACAACAGCGGCGTCGGCCATCGGAGCGACATCGACGGCTGGGACGCCGGTCGCTTCCCCGAGAAGGCCAGCGAGGCCTTCCTCGACCTCATCGAGAACGTCGTCAACAACGCCACCGAGCAGGGCTTCGACGGCGAGTCGATGGAGATCATGCACGTCGCCGCCCACAAGGTCGGCGAGGTGCAGGGCCGCAAGCCGCGGGCGATGGGACGGGCGAGCGCGTGGAACACGCCCGAGGTAGACGTCGAACTAATCCTCGAGGAGGTCGAAGAATAA
- the rpmC gene encoding 50S ribosomal protein L29 — protein MAILHNEEIRDMTPAERESELDDLETELLNAKAVKAAGGAPEDPGRFKELRRTIARIKTIQREEGDLEEEAAEAE, from the coding sequence ATGGCCATCCTCCACAACGAGGAGATCCGCGACATGACCCCCGCCGAGCGGGAGTCGGAGCTGGACGACCTCGAGACCGAACTCCTCAACGCGAAGGCAGTGAAGGCGGCCGGTGGCGCCCCCGAGGACCCCGGCCGGTTCAAGGAACTGCGCCGGACCATCGCGCGGATCAAGACGATCCAGCGCGAGGAAGGCGACCTCGAAGAAGAAGCTGCGGAAGCAGAATAA
- a CDS encoding RAD55 family ATPase → MDRVPFGVSRLDDIIDGGAPPGSVVLLAGEAGAGAREFCYTAATINGLAHTDEETFELHYGEVSDEAAVPEDIHYVSFTASGDELRREIEFTMSEELVRAGVEAVDFADFSQEYFQLSAIPREWYTRKTQTITDLGRGNDRRGVLEALGGYLNEHAAANLVVIDSLTDLARAPSGHLGWSDITLLVKGLQKASRAWNGLILVLVNQEALTDIQMGSLMGAADGTIAFEWETGGSERDRVMFVREFRGVLSRLEEEDIVRFETEIHDGGFDVSNVRKIR, encoded by the coding sequence ATGGACCGAGTTCCGTTCGGCGTCTCCCGGCTCGACGACATCATCGACGGCGGCGCCCCGCCCGGAAGCGTGGTCCTGCTGGCGGGCGAGGCCGGCGCCGGCGCCCGCGAGTTCTGCTACACCGCGGCGACCATCAACGGGCTGGCCCACACCGACGAGGAGACGTTCGAGCTCCACTACGGCGAGGTGTCCGACGAGGCCGCCGTGCCCGAGGACATCCACTACGTCTCGTTCACCGCCAGCGGCGACGAGCTCCGGCGGGAGATCGAGTTCACGATGAGCGAGGAGCTCGTCCGCGCGGGCGTCGAGGCCGTGGACTTCGCCGACTTCAGCCAGGAGTACTTCCAGCTGTCGGCCATCCCCCGCGAGTGGTACACCCGCAAGACCCAGACCATCACCGACCTCGGCAGGGGGAACGACCGTCGGGGCGTGCTGGAGGCGCTCGGCGGCTACCTCAACGAGCACGCCGCGGCCAACCTGGTCGTCATCGACTCGCTCACCGACCTCGCCCGCGCGCCCAGCGGGCACCTCGGCTGGAGCGACATCACGCTGCTGGTCAAGGGGCTCCAGAAGGCCTCCCGGGCGTGGAACGGCCTCATCCTCGTGCTCGTGAACCAGGAGGCGCTGACCGACATCCAGATGGGAAGCCTGATGGGCGCGGCCGACGGCACCATCGCCTTCGAGTGGGAGACCGGCGGCAGCGAGCGCGACCGGGTGATGTTCGTCCGGGAGTTCCGCGGGGTCCTCTCGCGGCTGGAGGAGGAGGACATCGTCCGGTTCGAGACCGAGATCCACGACGGCGGGTTCGACGTCAGCAACGTCCGGAAGATCCGGTGA
- a CDS encoding 30S ribosomal protein S19: MSEGEYRTGREGEFTYRGHDLDELQDMSLDEVAELLPARQRRTIERGLSAQQEKLLEEAREAGEEETANDPIRTHLRNMPILPEFVGLTFAVYNGQSFDRVYVEPEMLGHYLGEFQLTRKSVEHGQAGIGATRSSKFVPLK; the protein is encoded by the coding sequence ATGAGCGAAGGCGAATACCGAACCGGCCGCGAGGGTGAGTTCACCTACCGCGGTCACGACCTCGACGAACTGCAGGACATGAGCCTGGACGAAGTCGCGGAACTGCTCCCCGCACGGCAGCGGCGAACCATCGAGCGCGGTCTGTCCGCCCAGCAGGAGAAGCTGCTGGAGGAGGCCCGCGAGGCCGGCGAGGAGGAGACGGCCAACGACCCCATCCGGACCCACCTCCGGAACATGCCGATCCTCCCCGAGTTCGTCGGCCTGACGTTCGCGGTGTACAACGGTCAGAGCTTCGACCGCGTGTACGTCGAACCGGAGATGCTGGGCCACTACCTCGGGGAGTTCCAGCTGACCCGCAAGTCGGTCGAGCACGGACAGGCCGGCATCGGCGCGACCCGCTCCTCGAAGTTCGTGCCACTCAAGTGA
- the rpl3p gene encoding 50S ribosomal protein L3: MPETSRPRKGSLGFGPRKRASSEVPRFNSWPDGDGNPSLQGFAGYKVGMTHVVMVNDESDSPTEGMEETVPVTIVETPPMRAVALRAYEETPYGKKPLTDVWGDEFHDDLSRTLDVPEDHDADAAEDELREALENGDVADVRIVTHTVPDQIPSVPKKKPDVMESRVGGGSLGDRVDFALDLLADGGEHAMNDVFRAGEYTDVSGVTKGKGTQGPVKRWGVQKRKGKHARQGWRRRIGNLGPWNPSRVRSTVPQQGQTGYHQRTELNKRLIDLGEGDDINVDGGFVNYGEVDGSYALVKGSVPGPNKRLLRFRPAIRPKDQPRLDPEVRYVSTDSNQG; this comes from the coding sequence ATGCCAGAAACAAGCAGACCACGCAAAGGTTCGCTAGGGTTCGGCCCCCGCAAGCGCGCGTCCAGCGAGGTGCCGCGCTTCAACTCGTGGCCCGACGGCGACGGCAACCCGTCGCTCCAGGGCTTCGCGGGCTACAAGGTCGGCATGACCCACGTGGTGATGGTCAACGACGAGTCCGACTCCCCCACCGAGGGGATGGAGGAGACCGTCCCCGTCACCATCGTGGAGACGCCGCCGATGCGGGCGGTCGCCCTGCGAGCCTACGAAGAGACGCCGTACGGCAAGAAGCCGCTGACGGACGTGTGGGGCGACGAGTTCCACGACGACCTCTCGCGCACGCTCGACGTGCCGGAGGACCACGACGCCGACGCCGCGGAGGACGAACTCCGCGAGGCGCTCGAGAACGGCGACGTCGCCGACGTGCGAATCGTCACCCACACCGTCCCGGACCAGATCCCCAGCGTGCCGAAGAAGAAGCCCGACGTGATGGAGAGCCGCGTCGGCGGCGGGTCGCTCGGCGACCGCGTCGACTTCGCGCTGGACCTGCTCGCCGACGGCGGGGAACACGCCATGAACGACGTGTTCCGCGCGGGCGAGTACACGGACGTCAGCGGCGTAACGAAAGGCAAGGGGACGCAGGGTCCCGTCAAGCGATGGGGCGTCCAGAAGCGGAAGGGCAAGCACGCCCGCCAGGGATGGCGCCGACGGATCGGCAACCTCGGTCCGTGGAACCCGTCCCGGGTCCGCTCGACGGTGCCCCAGCAGGGCCAGACCGGCTACCACCAGCGCACCGAGCTCAACAAGCGCCTCATCGACCTGGGTGAGGGCGACGACATCAACGTCGACGGCGGCTTCGTCAACTACGGCGAGGTCGACGGCTCGTACGCGCTGGTCAAGGGGTCGGTCCCCGGTCCGAACAAGCGCCTCCTGCGCTTCCGCCCGGCCATCCGGCCGAAAGACCAGCCGCGCCTCGACCCCGAGGTGCGGTACGTGAGCACCGACTCGAACCAGGGATAA
- a CDS encoding putative RNA uridine N3 methyltransferase, producing MTVSVLVPSSLVREAEDKREATRKIGYVARAATVFRADRLVVFPDRDGERRWGGGFVSTVLEYAATPPYLRKEVFGKRDELEYAGVLPPLRAPSLTGSESEGSGSLRQGIVTEVGPEGRVRVNCGLQHPISLVVPPEMEVGEGERVTVRISSRSPVRAKLVDEPLSGWSVTRADLPAALDRDDAGVRIATSRHGVELTTRRLTDVVGRVERDGMTVAFGSPGRGLPEMLDLPTDSLGRDRPGDLASGDEADAESGVEHGAPGRFDLWLNAVPNQGSEVVRTEEAMFAALGCLNLKEK from the coding sequence ATGACCGTCAGCGTACTCGTTCCGTCATCCCTCGTCCGGGAAGCCGAAGACAAGCGGGAGGCGACCCGCAAGATCGGCTACGTCGCCCGCGCGGCGACGGTGTTCCGGGCCGACCGCCTCGTGGTCTTTCCCGACCGCGACGGCGAGCGGCGATGGGGTGGCGGGTTCGTAAGCACCGTACTGGAGTACGCCGCGACGCCGCCCTACCTCCGAAAGGAGGTATTCGGCAAGCGGGACGAACTGGAGTACGCGGGCGTCCTGCCGCCGCTCCGCGCCCCCTCACTGACCGGCTCCGAATCCGAGGGTTCGGGGTCGTTAAGACAGGGAATCGTGACCGAGGTCGGACCTGAAGGGCGCGTTCGGGTCAATTGCGGACTGCAACACCCGATCTCGCTCGTCGTGCCGCCAGAAATGGAGGTCGGCGAGGGGGAGCGCGTTACCGTCAGGATCTCTTCGCGAAGTCCGGTCCGCGCGAAGCTCGTAGACGAGCCCCTCTCGGGCTGGTCGGTGACGCGCGCGGACCTCCCGGCAGCGCTCGACCGCGACGACGCGGGCGTCCGAATCGCGACGTCCCGCCACGGGGTCGAGCTGACGACCCGGCGGCTGACCGACGTGGTCGGCCGCGTCGAGCGCGACGGTATGACCGTCGCGTTCGGCTCCCCGGGTCGCGGGCTGCCGGAGATGCTCGACCTCCCGACCGACTCGCTGGGCCGCGACCGGCCCGGCGACCTCGCGTCGGGGGACGAGGCGGACGCGGAGTCCGGAGTCGAACACGGCGCACCCGGCCGGTTCGACCTCTGGCTGAACGCGGTTCCGAATCAAGGCAGCGAGGTCGTGCGAACCGAAGAGGCGATGTTCGCCGCGCTCGGCTGCCTGAACCTCAAAGAGAAGTGA
- a CDS encoding zinc ribbon domain-containing protein — protein MGRTQSRTRPWLAAVLGVAVTGLGHLYLRRWRRALGWLLAVFATGSLFVPDAALQAFATGERLPFVELLPVVAVSTLSVVDAYLLAVSKRFGAEYDDEDRTMCPDCGRPADADLDFCQWCSTRLADRSGDADSIADADADTDRGSR, from the coding sequence ATGGGACGGACGCAATCTCGAACGCGACCCTGGCTCGCCGCGGTGCTCGGCGTGGCCGTCACGGGACTGGGCCACCTCTACCTCCGCCGGTGGCGGCGTGCGCTCGGGTGGCTGCTCGCGGTCTTCGCGACCGGCAGCCTCTTCGTGCCCGACGCGGCGCTCCAGGCGTTCGCGACCGGCGAGCGGCTCCCGTTCGTCGAACTCCTCCCCGTCGTGGCCGTCAGCACGCTCAGCGTCGTCGACGCGTACCTCCTGGCGGTGAGCAAGCGGTTCGGCGCGGAGTACGACGACGAGGATCGCACGATGTGCCCCGACTGCGGTCGGCCAGCCGACGCCGACCTCGACTTCTGCCAGTGGTGTTCGACCCGACTGGCCGACCGTAGTGGGGACGCCGACAGTATCGCGGACGCTGACGCGGACACCGACCGCGGCAGTCGCTGA
- a CDS encoding 30S ribosomal protein S3 → MADEQEFIDQGMQRSQIDEFFANELGRAGYGGMEMAPTPMGTQIVLKAEKPGMVIGKGGKNIRKITSQLEEQFELDDPQIDVQEVDEPDLNARIVADRLANALERGWYFRKAGHTTIDRIMDAGALGAEIVLSGKVTGARSRVEKFNRGYIKHNGEPAENIVDHGQGVAVLKLGTIGVDVKIIPPGADLPDDFEVSEGASPEEVVPEAVEANEQAGVEELLEEPTDEELEELREEEDAGEEPAEAGEEEIDEEVVEEVIEEETAESESESEAEAEESEESDQSAEEELDELEEEVEQEAEELMDEMDDEDDEEGEE, encoded by the coding sequence ATGGCTGACGAACAGGAGTTCATCGACCAGGGCATGCAGCGGTCCCAGATCGACGAGTTCTTCGCGAACGAACTCGGTCGCGCGGGCTACGGCGGCATGGAGATGGCGCCGACCCCGATGGGTACCCAGATCGTGCTCAAGGCCGAGAAGCCCGGCATGGTCATCGGCAAGGGCGGGAAGAACATCCGGAAGATCACGAGCCAGCTCGAGGAGCAGTTCGAGCTCGACGACCCCCAGATCGACGTCCAGGAGGTCGACGAGCCGGACCTCAACGCCCGCATCGTCGCTGACCGGCTCGCCAACGCGCTCGAACGCGGCTGGTACTTCCGGAAGGCCGGCCACACGACCATCGACCGCATCATGGACGCCGGCGCGCTCGGCGCCGAGATCGTCCTCTCCGGGAAGGTCACGGGCGCCCGCTCGCGCGTCGAGAAGTTCAACCGCGGGTACATCAAGCACAACGGCGAACCCGCCGAGAACATCGTCGACCACGGCCAGGGCGTCGCGGTCCTCAAGCTCGGCACCATCGGCGTCGACGTGAAGATCATCCCGCCGGGCGCCGACCTGCCCGACGACTTCGAGGTCTCTGAGGGCGCCAGCCCCGAAGAGGTCGTCCCCGAGGCCGTCGAGGCCAACGAGCAGGCCGGCGTCGAGGAACTCCTCGAGGAGCCGACCGACGAGGAGCTCGAGGAGCTCCGCGAAGAGGAGGACGCGGGCGAGGAGCCCGCCGAGGCCGGCGAAGAGGAGATCGACGAGGAAGTCGTCGAGGAGGTCATCGAGGAGGAGACCGCCGAGTCCGAATCCGAATCCGAGGCCGAGGCCGAGGAGTCGGAGGAGTCCGACCAGTCGGCCGAGGAGGAACTCGACGAACTCGAAGAGGAGGTCGAGCAGGAGGCCGAGGAACTGATGGACGAGATGGACGACGAGGACGACGAGGAGGGTGAGGAGTAA
- the mch gene encoding methenyltetrahydromethanopterin cyclohydrolase translates to MDSLNRNALELADEALDFAEELDIGARELDNGATVLDFGHEFDGGVEAGLLLAELQTAGLATVQTRLDEVAGAPLRHVELTSDHPALALLCSQKAGWEVSTDDFQGLGSGPARALVAEEDEFARVGYEDVSEFAVLAVESGDYPTESVAEHVSDLTGVEPGSVFIASVPTASVAGSVSVASRAAEMAVFRLSELGYDPLDVVSATGSAPVAPVAGGEEAAIARTNDALAYGGRVHLTVREEFDRFDEIVSTATDEYGTHFADIFESVDWDFYEVDESVFAPAQATVDVVGGDTYVVGERDEDLLAESFGF, encoded by the coding sequence ATGGACAGCCTGAACCGGAACGCGCTGGAGCTCGCCGACGAGGCGCTGGACTTCGCCGAGGAGCTCGACATCGGGGCGCGGGAGCTCGACAACGGGGCGACAGTGCTCGACTTCGGCCACGAGTTCGACGGGGGCGTCGAGGCCGGCCTGCTGCTGGCCGAGCTGCAGACCGCCGGTCTCGCCACGGTCCAGACCCGGCTCGACGAGGTGGCCGGCGCGCCGCTCCGGCACGTCGAGCTCACGAGCGACCACCCCGCGCTGGCGCTGCTCTGCTCGCAGAAGGCCGGCTGGGAGGTCTCGACCGACGACTTCCAGGGCCTGGGGAGCGGTCCGGCCCGGGCGCTCGTGGCCGAGGAGGACGAGTTCGCGCGCGTGGGCTACGAGGACGTCTCGGAGTTCGCGGTGCTGGCGGTCGAGAGCGGCGACTACCCCACCGAGTCGGTCGCCGAGCACGTCTCGGACCTGACCGGCGTCGAGCCCGGCAGCGTCTTCATCGCGTCGGTCCCCACGGCGAGCGTCGCGGGCAGCGTGAGCGTCGCCTCCCGGGCGGCCGAGATGGCGGTGTTCCGGCTCTCGGAGCTCGGCTACGACCCCCTCGACGTGGTGAGCGCCACGGGGTCGGCGCCGGTCGCGCCGGTCGCGGGCGGCGAGGAGGCCGCCATCGCGCGGACCAACGACGCGCTGGCCTACGGCGGCCGGGTCCACCTCACCGTCCGCGAGGAGTTCGACCGGTTCGACGAGATCGTCTCGACCGCCACCGACGAGTACGGCACCCACTTCGCCGACATCTTCGAGTCGGTCGACTGGGACTTCTACGAGGTCGACGAGAGCGTCTTCGCACCCGCGCAGGCGACCGTCGACGTGGTCGGAGGCGACACCTACGTCGTCGGCGAGCGCGACGAGGACCTGCTGGCCGAGAGCTTCGGGTTCTGA